The Opitutaceae bacterium nucleotide sequence GAACCGCTGGGTTGGAACCGGGCCGACAGGGTTGAGTCTGTGACGGTCTACCCCGCGACACAGGTAGGTCTTGAAGTTCGGGTTGACCGAAAGGTCGTTTTTGACGTGGGTGCCGCTGTAGCGGATGGTCAGACCGGCTCTTCGCCGGGATGACGGGTTGGCCGGAGAGCCGTGGATGGCACGGTCGTCGTGGAGCGAGGCCTCCCCGGCCTTGAGCTTGAATTGGACCGCCGCGTCCTCGCGAACGGATCCGCCTTCGAGCTCCAGGGTGAGCACGGAATCGGTCTGGGTGGAGCGCTGGTGCTTGATCAAACCCATTTTGTGGGAACCCGGGACGATCTTCATCCCTCCGTTGACCTCGTCGACGTCGTCAAACGCGAGCCAGACCGTGACGGTGTTCATGGGCTCCATCGGCCAATAGTAGGCATCCTGGTGCCAGCCAACCGTTTCCTTGGAGTGGGGCGGCTTGATGAAGAAGTTGCTGGCCCAGAGATAGAAATCCGGGCCGAGGATACCTTCGACCAGGTCGAGTATCTTCGGGTTCATGCAGATCTCGTAGAGATAGAGGCTGGTCTCATGCCATTCGCGGATGTCCTTGGCCGTTTCTCCGTGATGCAGGAGGGCCAGCAGCTGAGGGAGCTCGGCATTGTAACGCTTCATCTCCTCGGCGGTGTAAATGGGAGGCAGGCCGATGAGGTAGCCGTTTTCGTGGTAGAACCGGATTTGTTCCGGAGTGAGGCGGTAGGGAGTGGTCATGGGTCTGGGGAAGCAAATGAGAAGATTTTCAGGGACGATGGATGGGATCCGCTGCCTTTTCAAGTAACCAGTTGGTTACCTTCCGGACCGGATTCCCTGCCCCGGGCGGGGACGGGCGCGGGCCAATTTGGGCTTGTTACCTGAATTTTTCCAATGTCACTCAGATTTAACCTTTCTGTAACATTTGGGCTGCTTCCTGGGTTGAGTCCGGGAAATCGCGGCAGCAGCCTGCAGCCTTCATCACGCAAACCGAAACCCGTCGCACCATGATCTTCAATAATGTCCGCTGGATGGCGTTGGCCCTGGCCGCCGTCCTCCCCACCGCCGCGTTTGCGGCCAGTGAAACGTCCGTCCTGGTCAGTATTCTTGTCCGCAAGGGTATCCTGACCGAAGCGGAGGCAAAGGAAGTCGTCGCGGAAATGTCCGCAATGACCGGCGCCGCGGCGCCGGACGCGATTCCGGTGGCCGAGGCAACCCCTGACGTGGTGGGGACCCCGGTTCCGGAGGCCAAACCGGCCAAGAAGGAGCCGGTCTACGTGGCCGCGGCCAGCAAGATTGCCACTGGCTTCAAGCTGGGCGGCCGTCTCCAGGTGCAGTATGCCGGGCTGGATACCGATATTGACGGAACCGATAATGATCCTGCACAGACCCGCCATTTCTTTCTGCGTCGGGTCTATCTGGGCACCTCGGTCGACTTCGGGGAGCAGTGGAGCGCGAAGGTGACCTATGATTTCGCGAGCGCGGGCTTTGACGCAGCCTATATTCGTTTTGAGGCAGACGACCAGAACCTCTTCGATTTCGGTCTGCGGAAGGTGAACTTCGCTTACGAGGAAACCCTCTCGAGCGGGAGCATCCCGGCAATCGAACGGTCGGGTCTGACCCGTTACTTTGTGGAGACCAATAACGGCCGGCGTCTGGGTGCGGGCAGTTACCGGATCGGCGCCTTCTATGAGGGTGAATCCGGAAATCTCTTTTACGGCGCGTCGGTGACGAATCCGGAGCGCCCCATCAATGCGGCCGACGCTGCCGCTCAGGGCGACGTCTTCAACAACGGTCTGGCCTTCTGGGCCAACGGCGGCATCAAGACCAAATATGAAGGAGGA carries:
- a CDS encoding phytanoyl-CoA dioxygenase family protein, which translates into the protein MTTPYRLTPEQIRFYHENGYLIGLPPIYTAEEMKRYNAELPQLLALLHHGETAKDIREWHETSLYLYEICMNPKILDLVEGILGPDFYLWASNFFIKPPHSKETVGWHQDAYYWPMEPMNTVTVWLAFDDVDEVNGGMKIVPGSHKMGLIKHQRSTQTDSVLTLELEGGSVREDAAVQFKLKAGEASLHDDRAIHGSPANPSSRRRAGLTIRYSGTHVKNDLSVNPNFKTYLCRGVDRHRLNPVGPVPTQRFARPDFKPISKEEAGVGG
- a CDS encoding porin is translated as MIFNNVRWMALALAAVLPTAAFAASETSVLVSILVRKGILTEAEAKEVVAEMSAMTGAAAPDAIPVAEATPDVVGTPVPEAKPAKKEPVYVAAASKIATGFKLGGRLQVQYAGLDTDIDGTDNDPAQTRHFFLRRVYLGTSVDFGEQWSAKVTYDFASAGFDAAYIRFEADDQNLFDFGLRKVNFAYEETLSSGSIPAIERSGLTRYFVETNNGRRLGAGSYRIGAFYEGESGNLFYGASVTNPERPINAADAAAQGDVFNNGLAFWANGGIKTKYEGGSAIFGAAFGYMKDQGAVVGTGRDLTVGSIYTDAKMGGLRLIAEVLAADDGVGNPWGYSLQPIFAITPTLEGVVRLSYVDSDGRGIRLSDGVRSAPGGGTMDKLYEGYLGANWFIMGNDLKLQGGLVVGRSMDGLDGSDAEATTFGLRSQLQVNF